A region from the Tigriopus californicus strain San Diego chromosome 9, Tcal_SD_v2.1, whole genome shotgun sequence genome encodes:
- the LOC131886999 gene encoding uncharacterized protein LOC131886999 isoform X2: MQSMSRQPMKRLTLLTIGIVFCQIFCEIAKQVSNYSIKYYNEGIYPLPQTAIVVLVEVIKLLVTIIRAKGSIPSLSITSLKSSLRFLLPGMLYALNNNIYFFGLTMVPPPIWLILCSMRTAITASIYKFFLKRPLTSWQFIGALLIVMSIVIAKIPDILGKSLVVNSVPLLAIGLAMIASTNSVCAAVYTESLFKSGGGIKGESFLDQQFWLYSYGIIISIVVHIIPNPYYGISQYLRDVERMSGAVFSFFLVALLVSSIGGLVVASILKYLDNIVKEYSGSVANVLTAIVCAYLFPDKFEFNIFIVISLICLFVGIYLYENMKAEPSNNYH, translated from the exons ATGCAATCTATGTCAAGGCAGCCTATGAAGCGATTGACCTTACTTACGATCGGGATTGTGTTCTGCCAGATCTTTTGCGAAATAGCAAAACAAGTTAGCAATTACAGCATCAAATACTACAATGAGGGCATCTACCCCCTGCCCCAAACTGCCATTGTTGTTCTCGTGGAAGTGATAAAATTATTGGTCACAATCATCAGAGCAAAAG GGTCCATTCCATCGTTGAGTATCACGTCCTTGAAATCCTCGCTGCGATTCTTGCTTCCGGGCATGCTGTACGCTTTGAACAACAATATTTATTTCTTCGGATTGACCATGGTACCTCCGCCGATCTGGCTGATCCTTTGTTCCATGCGTACGGCGATTACTGCCTCCATCTACAAA TTCTTCTTGAAACGACCTCTTACATCTTGGCAATTTATCGGTGCGCTGCTGATTGTGATGAGCATTGTCATTGCCAAAATCCCGGATATTTTGGGAAAATCGCTGGTGGTGAACTCAGTACCACTCTTGGCCATTGGCTTGGCGATGATTGCCTCGACAAATTCAG TTTGTGCTGCCGTGTACACCGAGTCACTTTTCAAGTCTGGAGGAGGAATCAAGGGAGAATCTTTCTTGGACCAACAATTCTGGTTATATTCCTACGGCATCATCATCTCCATTGTCGTCCATATAATACCCAATCCATATTATGGAATTAGCCAGTACTTAAGAGATGTAGAAA ggaTGTCGGGAGCAGTCTTCTCGTTTTTCTTGGTGGCCCTTCTTGTCAGTTCAATTGGCGGATTGGTAGTCGCTTCAATCCTGAAATATTTGGACAATATCGTTAAGGAGTATTCGGGGTCTGTAGCCAATGTTTTAACAGCAATCGTTTGCGCCTATTTATTTCCTGACAAGTTTGAATTCAAcatcttcatcgtcatcagtctcatttgtttatttgttggGATATATCTATATGAGAATATGAAAGCCGAACCTTCAAATAACTATCATTAA
- the LOC131886999 gene encoding CMP-sialic acid transporter-like isoform X1 encodes MHRRTPTHSSSEEDTKLDLKKRTDVENRNAKVRKRQGLNMEQKKSAEEDLVPMEDSDPLLPNVQNDVKGVMQSMSRQPMKRLTLLTIGIVFCQIFCEIAKQVSNYSIKYYNEGIYPLPQTAIVVLVEVIKLLVTIIRAKGSIPSLSITSLKSSLRFLLPGMLYALNNNIYFFGLTMVPPPIWLILCSMRTAITASIYKFFLKRPLTSWQFIGALLIVMSIVIAKIPDILGKSLVVNSVPLLAIGLAMIASTNSVCAAVYTESLFKSGGGIKGESFLDQQFWLYSYGIIISIVVHIIPNPYYGISQYLRDVERMSGAVFSFFLVALLVSSIGGLVVASILKYLDNIVKEYSGSVANVLTAIVCAYLFPDKFEFNIFIVISLICLFVGIYLYENMKAEPSNNYH; translated from the exons ATGCACCGCAGAACTCCGACACATTCGTCATCCGAGGAGGACACAAAgcttgatttaaaaaa GAGAACCGATGTGGAAAACCGCAATGCAAAAGTAAGGAAGCGACAAGGACTTaacatggaacaaaagaaatctGCGGAGGAGGATCTGGTTCCCATGGAAGACAG CGACCCATTATTACCTAATGTACAAAATGACGTTAAAGGGGTGATGCAATCTATGTCAAGGCAGCCTATGAAGCGATTGACCTTACTTACGATCGGGATTGTGTTCTGCCAGATCTTTTGCGAAATAGCAAAACAAGTTAGCAATTACAGCATCAAATACTACAATGAGGGCATCTACCCCCTGCCCCAAACTGCCATTGTTGTTCTCGTGGAAGTGATAAAATTATTGGTCACAATCATCAGAGCAAAAG GGTCCATTCCATCGTTGAGTATCACGTCCTTGAAATCCTCGCTGCGATTCTTGCTTCCGGGCATGCTGTACGCTTTGAACAACAATATTTATTTCTTCGGATTGACCATGGTACCTCCGCCGATCTGGCTGATCCTTTGTTCCATGCGTACGGCGATTACTGCCTCCATCTACAAA TTCTTCTTGAAACGACCTCTTACATCTTGGCAATTTATCGGTGCGCTGCTGATTGTGATGAGCATTGTCATTGCCAAAATCCCGGATATTTTGGGAAAATCGCTGGTGGTGAACTCAGTACCACTCTTGGCCATTGGCTTGGCGATGATTGCCTCGACAAATTCAG TTTGTGCTGCCGTGTACACCGAGTCACTTTTCAAGTCTGGAGGAGGAATCAAGGGAGAATCTTTCTTGGACCAACAATTCTGGTTATATTCCTACGGCATCATCATCTCCATTGTCGTCCATATAATACCCAATCCATATTATGGAATTAGCCAGTACTTAAGAGATGTAGAAA ggaTGTCGGGAGCAGTCTTCTCGTTTTTCTTGGTGGCCCTTCTTGTCAGTTCAATTGGCGGATTGGTAGTCGCTTCAATCCTGAAATATTTGGACAATATCGTTAAGGAGTATTCGGGGTCTGTAGCCAATGTTTTAACAGCAATCGTTTGCGCCTATTTATTTCCTGACAAGTTTGAATTCAAcatcttcatcgtcatcagtctcatttgtttatttgttggGATATATCTATATGAGAATATGAAAGCCGAACCTTCAAATAACTATCATTAA